One Hevea brasiliensis isolate MT/VB/25A 57/8 chromosome 5, ASM3005281v1, whole genome shotgun sequence genomic region harbors:
- the LOC131179973 gene encoding NAC domain-containing protein 90-like — MKDLPPGFRFYPTEEELVSFYLHNKLEGRRPELNLVMDRIIPVLDIYEFNPWQLSQYAGDLSGRDPEQWFFFIPRQESEARGGRPNRLTADGYWKATGSPGHVYSNHRSIGVKRTMVFYRGRAPNGRKTDWKMNEYKAIQGESSSSSSTVATLTLRHEFSLCRVYKKSKSLRAFDRRPLGLGVEISEMRAHQPAAIQGDVATASLRNPPMAEISNSPEISSSSEDHAAIPPQTGESSSIPMPIDSQPSWEWDLLDWYYGEQN; from the exons ATGAAGGATTTGCCACCTGGTTTTCGCTTCTACCCTACAGAAGAAGAGCTTGTCTCTTTCTATCTCCACAACAAGCTTGAAGGCAGGAGGCCTGAACTCAATCTTGTCATGGACAGGATTATACCTGTTCTTGATATCTACGAGTTCAATCCCTGGCAACTTTCTC AATATGCTGGAGACCTGTCCGGTAGAGATCCAGAGCAGTGGTTTTTCTTCATTCCGAGGCAAGAGAGCGAAGCTCGAGGAGGAAGACCAAACAGGCTTACGGCTGACGGATACTGGAAAGCTACAGGATCTCCTGGTCATGTTTATTCTAACCATCGCAGCATCGGCGTGAAAAGAACTATGGTTTTCTATAGAGGAAGGGCTCCTAATGGACGCAAAACCGATTGGAAAATGAACGAGTACAAAGCTATTCAAGGAGAATCGTCTTCTTCCTCATCCACTGTTGCAACACTAACG TTGAGGCATGAATTCAGCCTGTGTCGGGTGTACAAGAAATCAAAAAGCTTGCGTGCATTTGATAGACGGCCATTGGGTTTGGGAGTTGAGATCAGCGAGATGAGAGCTCATCAACCAGCTGCTATTCAAGGTGATGTGGCAACAGCATCTCTTCGAAACCCTCCAATGGCGGAGATATCAAACTCACCTGAGATCAGTTCATCCTCAGAAGACCATGCTGCAATTCCACCTCAAACAGGAGAAAGTAGCAGCATCCCAATGCCCATAGATAGCCAACCTTCGTGGGAATGGGATCTATTGGACTGGTATTATGGAGAACAGAATTAA
- the LOC110649667 gene encoding sorting nexin 1 isoform X1, translated as MITVVNYQSATLLSPQRSSSGSSHSPRSSSSQPYLSISVTEPVKLGNGVQAYISYRVITKTNFPEYQGPEKIVIRRYSDFVWLRDRLFEKYKGVFIPPLPEKSTVEKFRFSAEFIELRRQALDIFVNRIASHHELQQSEDLRTFLQADEETMERLRSQETGIFKKKPADLMQIFKEMQTRVSDVVLGKEKPVEESNPEYEKLKNYIFELENHLSEAQKHAYRLVKRHKELGQSLSDFGKAAKLLGACEGHALGKAFSDLGTKSETLSVRLQKEAHQLLMNFEEPLKDYVRAVQSIKATIAERANAFRHQCELAETIKLKEINLDKLMLTRSDKVGEAELEYKELKAESEEATRRFENIVRVMNEEIVRFQDQKTQDMGIAFHQFAKGQSRLANNIADAWRSLLPKLEACLS; from the exons ATGATTACCGTTGTAAATTACCAATCTGCCACCCTGCTCTCTCCG CAGAGAAGTTCGTCGGGGTCTTCCCATAGCCCTAGATCTTCCTCGTCGCAGCCTTACCTGTCGATTTCGGTGACTGAACCTGTGAAATTGGGCAATGGCGTCCAGGCTTACATCTCTTATCGAGTCATCACCAAG ACAAATTTCCCAGAATACCAAGGGCCTGAAAAGATTGTTATTCGTCGTTACAGTGATTTTGTTTGGTTACGTGACCGTCTTTTTGAAAAGTACAAAGGTGTTTTTATTCCACCTCTTCCAGAAAAGAGTACTGTTG AAAAGTTTCGTTTCAGTGCTGAATTTATTGAGTTGAGGCGCCAAGCACTAGATATATTTGTCAATAGGATAGCCTCGCATCATGAGCTTCAGCAAAGTGAGGATTTAAGAACCTTTTTGCAGGCAGATGAAGAG ACAATGGAGAGATTAAGGTCTCAAGAGACTGGTATTTTTAAAAAGAAACCAGCTGATTTGATGCAAATCTTCAAG GAGATGCAAACTAGAGTGAGTGACGTTGTTCTTGGGAAGGAAAAACCAGTGGAGGAATCAAACCCTGAATATGAAAAGTTGAAAAAttacatctttgagcttgaaaatcaTTTGTCTGAAGCTCAGAAACATGCATATCGTCTTGTAAAGAGGCACAAAG AATTGGGGCAATCTCTATCAGATTTTGGAAAGGCAGCCAAACTCCTTGGTGCTTGCGAAGGACATGCCCTTGGGAAGGCATTTTCTGACCTTGGGACTAAATCAGAGACGTTATCTGTTAGGCTGCAGAAAGAG GCCCATCAACTTCTAATGAATTTTGAGGAACCTTTGAAAGATTATGTTCGTGCTGTGCAATCTATTAAA GCCACCATAGCTGAGAGAGCAAATGCCTTCAGGCATCAATGTGAACTGGCAGAAACAATTAAGTTGAAGGAGATAAATCT TGACAAGCTCATGTTGACACGTTCAGATAAAGTGGGAGAGGCTGAGCTCGAGTACAAGGAG TTGAAGGCAGAAAGCGAGGAAGCAACAAGAAGATTTGAGAATATTGTGCGAGTGATGAATGAGGAGATAGTGCGTTTTCAAGATCAGAAAACACAGGATATGGGGATTGCTTTCCACCAATTTGCGAAAGGACAGTCTCGTTTGGCAAATAACATTGCAGATGCATGGCGAAGTCTCCTTCCTAAGCTTGAAGCTTGTTTGTCATAA
- the LOC110649667 gene encoding sorting nexin 1 isoform X2, with translation MITVQRSSSGSSHSPRSSSSQPYLSISVTEPVKLGNGVQAYISYRVITKTNFPEYQGPEKIVIRRYSDFVWLRDRLFEKYKGVFIPPLPEKSTVEKFRFSAEFIELRRQALDIFVNRIASHHELQQSEDLRTFLQADEETMERLRSQETGIFKKKPADLMQIFKEMQTRVSDVVLGKEKPVEESNPEYEKLKNYIFELENHLSEAQKHAYRLVKRHKELGQSLSDFGKAAKLLGACEGHALGKAFSDLGTKSETLSVRLQKEAHQLLMNFEEPLKDYVRAVQSIKATIAERANAFRHQCELAETIKLKEINLDKLMLTRSDKVGEAELEYKELKAESEEATRRFENIVRVMNEEIVRFQDQKTQDMGIAFHQFAKGQSRLANNIADAWRSLLPKLEACLS, from the exons ATGATTACCGTT CAGAGAAGTTCGTCGGGGTCTTCCCATAGCCCTAGATCTTCCTCGTCGCAGCCTTACCTGTCGATTTCGGTGACTGAACCTGTGAAATTGGGCAATGGCGTCCAGGCTTACATCTCTTATCGAGTCATCACCAAG ACAAATTTCCCAGAATACCAAGGGCCTGAAAAGATTGTTATTCGTCGTTACAGTGATTTTGTTTGGTTACGTGACCGTCTTTTTGAAAAGTACAAAGGTGTTTTTATTCCACCTCTTCCAGAAAAGAGTACTGTTG AAAAGTTTCGTTTCAGTGCTGAATTTATTGAGTTGAGGCGCCAAGCACTAGATATATTTGTCAATAGGATAGCCTCGCATCATGAGCTTCAGCAAAGTGAGGATTTAAGAACCTTTTTGCAGGCAGATGAAGAG ACAATGGAGAGATTAAGGTCTCAAGAGACTGGTATTTTTAAAAAGAAACCAGCTGATTTGATGCAAATCTTCAAG GAGATGCAAACTAGAGTGAGTGACGTTGTTCTTGGGAAGGAAAAACCAGTGGAGGAATCAAACCCTGAATATGAAAAGTTGAAAAAttacatctttgagcttgaaaatcaTTTGTCTGAAGCTCAGAAACATGCATATCGTCTTGTAAAGAGGCACAAAG AATTGGGGCAATCTCTATCAGATTTTGGAAAGGCAGCCAAACTCCTTGGTGCTTGCGAAGGACATGCCCTTGGGAAGGCATTTTCTGACCTTGGGACTAAATCAGAGACGTTATCTGTTAGGCTGCAGAAAGAG GCCCATCAACTTCTAATGAATTTTGAGGAACCTTTGAAAGATTATGTTCGTGCTGTGCAATCTATTAAA GCCACCATAGCTGAGAGAGCAAATGCCTTCAGGCATCAATGTGAACTGGCAGAAACAATTAAGTTGAAGGAGATAAATCT TGACAAGCTCATGTTGACACGTTCAGATAAAGTGGGAGAGGCTGAGCTCGAGTACAAGGAG TTGAAGGCAGAAAGCGAGGAAGCAACAAGAAGATTTGAGAATATTGTGCGAGTGATGAATGAGGAGATAGTGCGTTTTCAAGATCAGAAAACACAGGATATGGGGATTGCTTTCCACCAATTTGCGAAAGGACAGTCTCGTTTGGCAAATAACATTGCAGATGCATGGCGAAGTCTCCTTCCTAAGCTTGAAGCTTGTTTGTCATAA
- the LOC110649669 gene encoding uncharacterized protein LOC110649669, translating to MACAMSQLLCPTRASSHLQFSPALPFSRPFLITTGGDKNHLPRLVEFYCHQNLTVVAKSSPENDGIVAADNDNEDGVSLGTLKLPSNTDLDRFESLLFQWANSLCQGANLPLPVPLKIDKIPGGARLGFITIGDGKTEVLVYIDCLVFPATGGSGPIFRAIRNGPLRDKSPPGEPRIMRSLLQALQKSVEIARV from the exons ATGGCGTGTGCAATGAGCCAACTCCTATGCCCAACTCGTGCGTCTTCCCACTTGCAATTCTCTCCTGCTCTTCCCTTTTCCCGCCCATTCCTAATAACCACCGGTGGGGATAAAAACCACCTCCCTAGGCTTGTTGAATTTTACTGTCACCAGAATCTGACGGTAGTCGCCAAATCCTCGCCGGAAAATGACGGCATTGTAGCTGCCGACAATGACAATGAAGATGGCGTCTCTTTGGGAACCTTGAAATTGCCTTCGAATACTGACCTTGACAGATTTGAGAGCTTGCTTTTCCAG TGGGCAAACAGTCTTTGCCAAGGAGCTAATCTGCCACTTCCAGTGCCATTGAAG ATAGATAAAATACCAGGCGGAGCTAGGTTGGGTTTCATTACAATTGGAGATGGTAAGACAGAGGTCCTAGTGTACATTGATTGCTTGGTTTTCCCAGCAACTGGTGGTTCAGGTCCTATTTTCCGAGCCATAAGAAATGGACCCTTAAGAGATAAATCACCTCCTGGTGAGCCTAGAATCATGAGAAGTCTTCTGCAAGCCCTCCAGAAGTCCGTTGAAATTGCTAGAGTTTGA
- the LOC110649671 gene encoding uncharacterized protein LOC110649671, whose amino-acid sequence MGDREEFGYDAIVIGSGYGGSVAACRLSRAGIKVCLLEKGRRWKAEDFPTDALKMMSAVRMENQNLGISFGPKHALFQVYEQNDSLAAVACGLGGGSLVNAGVMLPTPVRARRNPKWPKEWEKNWDICEASAAAMLRIQSVPVKFPNAKVMREIFEGETEETVDNLMNLSINFDVEEPPSNSLKLQQTSSCLACGNCIAGCPYNAKNSTDKNYILSAVQAGCTVRTECQVQYVTENMHEVFQQEISRKRRWRVYLNEIDYVTSDFVILSAGVFGTTEILFRSQMRGLRLSKALGSGFSCNGNTVAYLAGSTAPLSGYGLDRKQMSTIPFQERPGPSISSAFTSSLGFTIQSAVLPRAYPYLLFKGIVSYGWPTGYWFFHGIIDKLKHITGLKSTQAIVLNAMGYDESDGNIVLDKNMDKICFTPPHDPLLPQKIEAYQKLTKKLGGFLFIPRYRSTAVHLLGGCNASSDSLGGVCNHNGQVFDPKTPTSVYPGLYVCDASLIPCSVGLNPCLTIATAAEHVSRHLVQNALDYKGKRDKNFDILTVDRNSGLVADKNSDIDHNSIVLFNETLRGYVGGMPCAAYLKIKMNSQNKQGFDEHNSVIRGFHPFLRGKVGGYVVFRAIEKDKIHIIDGEVDMCVVDCRTPYTQYMHYRLHLVASSGSKYILEGKKIMNSYLFASYAWKETTTLHVTFKKVAVNSTREMKVDLKGELRVSLVELLKSFLSLKGKGSGRFVYSLLQTLLSTYVLQIPRGIHKGFIPNDSCNKPYPSSTLHKIKTEDGHFISCRQWKCIQNPRGLKGEKQLNPVLLLNGYVTESYWLPTEPHDLIRTLLEEGHETWLLQPRLHPMNPANSFTIEDIGKYDIPAAINMILELHGLGTKIHVIAHCVGGLAIHIALMGGHVSAAHIASLSCTNSSMFFKLITLARIKMWLPLVPVSMAILGKKNILSVLETSKTSFRQWLLKFIACCIPRYERCTSKECQIISGIFGNAFWHENLTPSLHQWLNEYSSTRLPMGAFPHLRKICNSGFIVDKNGNNSYLIHPERMAVSTLYISGGRELLVTPETSFLANKYMKLHQPSFRHERVVVEGFGHSDLLTGEKSNKKVFPHILSHIRVAEQEQNGVISFKGKKYSKEALDWGDDPYEGCKGLGSWLSPMAIILLVLFFLLLLFSLLM is encoded by the exons atgggagataGAGAAGAATTTGGTTATGATGCTATTGTTATAGGTTCTGGATATGGCGGCTCTGTTGCTGCCTGTCGATTGTCCCGGGCAGGAATAAAGGTCTGTTTATTAGAGAAAGGCCGAAGATGGAAAGCTGAGGATTTCCCAACTGATGCTTTGAAGATGATGTCAGCTGTGAGGATGGAGAATCAGAATTTAGGCATCAGTTTTGGCCCAAAACATGCTTTGTTCCAG GTATATGAACAAAATGATTCTCTAGCTGCAGTAGCGTGTGGGCTAGGTGGTGGGTCGCTAGTCAATGCAGGAGTAATGCTGCCAACCCCAGTTCGTGCTAGAAGGAATCCAAAATGGCCAAAGGAGTGGGAGAAGAATTGGGACATTTGTGAAGCTTCCGCTGCAGCGATGCTGAGAATACAAAGTGTTCCCGTCAAGTTTCCAAATGCCAAAGTAATGAGGGAAATATTTGAAGGAGAGACTGAAGAAACTGTAGACAACTTAATGAATCTCAGTATAAATTTCGATGTTGAAGAACCTCCGTCAAATTCATTGAAGCTTCAACAGACGAGTAGCTGCTTGGCATGTGGAAATTGCATTGCTGGGTGTCCTTACAATGCCAAAAATTCTAcagataaaaattatattctttcAGCAGTCCAG GCAGGATGTACTGTAAGAACTGAGTGTCAAGTTCAGTATGTGACGGAGAACATGCATGAAGTTTTCCAACAAGaaatcagtagaaaaagaagatgGCGTGTTTACTTAAATGAGATTGACTATGTAACCTCTGATTTCGTAATCCTATCAG CGGGAGTTTTTGGTACAACTGAGATACTTTTCCGGTCACAAATGAGAGGGCTGAGGCTTTCAAAAGCTCTTGGTTCTGGATTCAGCTGTAATGGGAATACAGTTGCTTATCTTGCTGGAAGCACTGCACCCTTGAGTGGTTATGGATTAGACAGAAAACAAATGTCAACGATTCCTTTTCAAGAACGGCCAGGGCCATCCATCTCATCAGCATTCACTTCTTCATTGGGCTTCACCATCCAG AGTGCAGTACTTCCAAGGGCTTATCCTTACCTGCTGTTTAAAGGGATTGTGAGTTATGGCTGGCCAACAGGTTACTGGTTCTTTCATGGGATTATTGACAAGCTGAAGCATATCACAGGTCTTAAATCAACTCAAGCAATTGTCCTTAATGCAATGGGATATGATGAAAGTGATGGGAATATCGTGTTAGACAAAAACATGGACAAAATCTGCTTTACTCCACCTCACGATCCTTTGCTCCCACAAAAAATTGAAGCCTATCAAAAGTTAACCAAGAAATTGGGAGGATTCCTCTTTATACCTAGGTACAGGAGTACAGCAGTTCATCTTTTAGGTGGATGCAATGCGTCATCAGATTCTTTAGGTGGGGTTTGTAACCATAATGGTCAGGTTTTTGACCCAAAAACTCCTACCTCTGTGTATCCAGGCCTTTATGTTTGCGATGCTTCTTTAATCCCATGTTCCGTTGGATTGAACCCGTGTCTTACTATTGCAACAGCAGCTGAGCATGTAAGTAGGCACCTTGTCCAGAATGCTCTTGACTACAAGGGCAAAAGAGATAAAAACTTCGACATTTTAACTGTTGATCGAAACTCAGGTTTAGTTGCTGATAAAAATTCAGATATTGACCACAATTCAATTGTTCTGTTCAACGAAACTCTGAGGGGCTATGTGGGTGGTATGCCATGTGCAGCTTAtctcaaaattaaaatgaattctcAGAATAAGCAAGGGTTTGATGAACATAATTCAGTTATCAGAGGATTTCATCCTTTTTTGAGGGGAAAAGTTGGTGGGTATGTGGTTTTTAGAGCCATCGAGAAGGATAAAATACACATCATAGATGGTGAAGTGGATATGTGTGTGGTGGACTGCAGAACTCCTTACACACAGTATATGCACTATCGTCTTCACCTTGTGGCTTCTTCTGGTTCAAA ATATATTCTTGAGGGAAAGAAGATAATGAATTCATATCTCTTTGCGTCATATGCTTGGAAAGAGACAACAACACTGCATGTAACATTTAAAAAAGTTGCTGTGAACAGTACTAGGGAGATGAAGGTGGATTTAAAAGGAGAGCTTAGAGTTTCCTTGGTGGAGCTTCTGAAGAGCTTCCTGAGCCTTAAAGGAAAAGGTTCAGGAAGGTTTGTATATAGTCTTCTCCAGACTTTGCTAAGCACCTATGTCTTACAAATACCACGAGGGATTCACAAGGGCTTCATTCCCAATGATTCCTGCAATAAACCTTATCCAAGCAGCACACTCCATAAAATAAAAACAG AAGATGGACATTTCATCAGTTGCAGGCAATGGAAATGCATTCAAAATCCAAGGGGGCTTAAAGGAGAAAAACAATTAAATCCTGTTCTCCTTCTCAATGGTTATGTCACTGAAAGTTACTGGCTGCCAACAGAACCACATGATTTGATCAGAACCTTATTAGAAGAAGGGCACGAAACATGGCTACTGCAACCAAGATTGCACCCAATGAATCCGGCAAACAGCTTCACTATTGAAGATATTGGCAAATATGATATCCCTGCAG CAATTAATATGATCCTTGAATTACATGGACTTGGTACAAAGATACATGTAATTGCACATTGTGTTGGAGGCTTAGCCATTCATATAGCCCTCATGGGAGGGCATGTCTCTGCAGCCCATATAGCTTCTCTGTCTTGCACCAATTCTTCTATGTTCTTCAAGCTTATTACACTAGCCAGAATCAAAATGTGGCTTCCTCTAGTCCCA GTATCAATGGCTATACTAGGCAAAAAGAATATCCTCTCTGTGTTGGAAacatcaaaaacaagttttcgaCAATGGCTCTTGAAATTCATTGCCTGTTGCATACCCAGATACGAGAGATGCACCAGCAAGGAATGTCAGATCATTTCTGGAATATTTGGGAATGCATTCTGGCATGAAAACTTGACCCCCAGCTTGCACCAATGGTTGAATGAATATAGCTCAACAAGGCTTCCCATGGGAGCATTTCCTCACCTCAGAAAAATCTGCAACTCTGGATTTATTGTGGACAAGAACGGTAACAACTCATATTTAATCCACCCAGAAAGGATGGCAGTCTCTACGCTATATATTTCAGGTGGGAGGGAACTCCTTGTGACTCCAGAGACATCATTTCTGGCTAACAAGTACATGAAGCTGCACCAACCTAGTTTCAGACATGAAAGGGTTGTTGTAGAGGGGTTTGGACATTCAGATTTATTAACTGGAGAGAAATCTAATAAGAAGGTTTTTCCTCACATCTTATCTCATATAAGAGTAGCTGAACAAGAACAAAACGGTGTGATAAGCTTTAAGGGAAAGAAGTACAGCAAAGAGGCATTAGACTGGGGTGATGATCCTTATGAAGGATGCAAAGGACTTGGAAGTTGGCTCTCTCCCATGGCTATTATTTTGTTGGTCTTGTTCTTTTTGCTGCTGTTATTTTCTTTATTGATGTGA
- the LOC110649665 gene encoding uncharacterized protein LOC110649665: MMATLKSKKSLNFLTHFLHHRSPGFNYSTTRTLEPLAFEEVRSSSEKPCTSTAFVLHGLLESGRYWHSFSRNLASSLSNSSSSSEWRMVLVDLRNHGISADIKGLDPPHDVFNAAKDLANLVKSHGWSWPDVVIGHSMGGKVALQFAQSCSRGDYGESAVWPKQLWALDSVPGDVKLETIDEVEKVLKTLQSLPSSFPSRKWLVNHMIDLGFCKPTAEWISNYLKKSGEQEIWSFNPEGAIQMFDSYWESSYWSLLEHPPKGMEINIVVAEKSGCWEPDVIQRLESLDSQKGSGSEGEVSLHVLPNSGHWLHVDNPKGLLQIVAPKIASLSALMHSYSSRDSS, encoded by the exons ATGATGGCTACTCTCAAGAGCAAGAAGAGTTTGAACTTCCTCACTCACTTCCTCCACCACCGGAGTCCAGGCTTCAATTACTCAACCACACGGACGCTTGAACCACTAGCTTTCGAAGAGGTACGATCTTCCTCGGAGAAGCCTTGCACTTCAACGGCTTTTGTTCTTCACGGTCTCCTAGAATCTGGCCGCTACTGGCATTCCTTCTCTCGAAATCTTGCTTCCTCTCTCtccaattcttcttcttcttctg AGTGGAGGATGGTGCTTGTGGATTTGAGGAACCATGGTATATCTGCCGATATTAAAGGTCTGGACCCGCCTCATGATGTTTTCAATGCGGCTAAAGATTTGGCTAATTTGGTCAAATCTCATGGTTGGTCTTGGCCTGATGTTGTTATTGGTCACTCCATGGGAGGCAAAGTAGCTCTCCAGTTCGCGCAGAGTTGTTCTAGGGGTGATTATGGGGAATCTGCTGTATGGCCCAAGCAG CTGTGGGCTTTGGATTCTGTCCCTGGAGATGTAAAGCTTGAGACCATTGATGAAGTAGAGAAAGTCTTGAAGACCTTGCAGAGTCTACCTTCTTCATTTCCTTCACGGAA GTGGCTTGTGAATCACATGATTGACCTAGGGTTCTGTAAGCCAACAGCAGAATGGATTAGTAACTATCTAAAGAAATCTGGAGAACAGGAGATATGGTCTTTTAATCCTGAAGGTGCCATCCAGATGTTCGATTCTTACTG GGAGTCATCATATTGGTCTTTACTGGAACACCCACCAAAAGGAATGGAGATCAATATTGTGGTCGCAGAGAAAAGTGGCTGTTGGGAGCCAGATGTAATTCAGCGACTTGAAAGTCTTGACAGTCAGAAAGGAAGTGGATCTGAGGGTGAGGTTTCACTTCATGTTCTTCCAAACTCTGGGCACTGGCTTCATGTGGACAATCCAAAGGGTCTTCTTCAGATTGTGGCGCCAAAGATCGCTTCTCTTTCAGCATTAATGCATAGCTATAGTTCAAGGGATTCATCATAA